In a genomic window of Streptomyces koelreuteriae:
- a CDS encoding SDR family oxidoreductase: MTSSILVTGGTGTLGGHVVPLLRAAGHEVRILSRTARPAADGIEYVTGDLLKNEGVDAAIEGAGTVLHLAGGPKGDDEATRNLVRAASRAGVRHLVYISVIGADRVPLAWMRTKLESERAVADSGIPWTTLRAAQFHDLTLTMVEKMAKLPVFPVPGGLRLQPVDSREVAARLAELTLGAPSGLVPDLAGPHVHTLAELARPYLRLRGRRRPMLPVRIPGKAGRAYRAGANLTLRGAEEGKRTWEEFLVERLG; encoded by the coding sequence ATGACGTCATCCATCCTGGTCACCGGCGGTACGGGCACCCTGGGCGGCCATGTCGTCCCGCTGCTGCGCGCGGCCGGCCACGAGGTGCGGATCCTCAGCCGGACCGCCCGCCCGGCCGCCGACGGCATCGAGTACGTCACCGGCGATCTGCTGAAGAACGAGGGTGTCGATGCCGCCATCGAGGGCGCGGGCACCGTGCTGCACCTGGCGGGCGGCCCCAAGGGCGACGACGAGGCGACCCGCAATCTGGTGCGCGCCGCGTCCCGGGCCGGGGTACGGCACCTGGTCTACATCTCGGTCATCGGCGCGGACCGGGTGCCGCTGGCCTGGATGCGCACGAAGCTGGAGTCCGAGCGGGCCGTCGCCGACTCGGGCATCCCGTGGACGACCCTGCGCGCGGCCCAGTTCCACGACCTCACGCTGACCATGGTCGAGAAGATGGCCAAGCTGCCGGTGTTCCCGGTCCCGGGCGGCCTGCGGCTCCAGCCGGTCGACTCCCGCGAAGTCGCCGCCCGACTCGCGGAGTTGACCCTCGGCGCCCCGTCCGGCCTCGTCCCGGACCTGGCCGGGCCGCACGTCCACACCCTCGCCGAACTGGCCCGCCCCTACCTCCGCCTGAGGGGGCGGCGCCGCCCGATGCTGCCGGTGCGCATCCCCGGCAAGGCGGGGCGGGCGTACCGGGCCGGGGCGAACCTCACCCTGCGGGGGGCGGAGGAGGGGAAGCGGACGTGGGAGGAGTTCCTGGTGGAGCGGCTGGGCTAG
- a CDS encoding VOC family protein: MTVQLNHTIVVAHDKRASARFLADLLGLEVSPPYGPFLPVEIPNGVTLDYMDTPGAITPQHYAFLVSEEEFDVIFGRIQEAGLTYWADPFHSRPGEINHNDGGRGAYFDDPDGHRLEIITRPYGSGG, translated from the coding sequence ATGACCGTGCAGCTGAACCACACCATCGTCGTCGCGCACGACAAGCGCGCCTCGGCCCGGTTCCTCGCCGACCTCCTGGGACTCGAAGTGAGCCCGCCCTACGGCCCGTTCCTCCCGGTCGAGATCCCCAACGGCGTGACGCTCGACTACATGGACACCCCCGGCGCCATCACGCCGCAGCACTACGCCTTCCTCGTCTCGGAGGAAGAGTTCGACGTGATCTTCGGCCGTATCCAGGAGGCCGGTCTGACGTACTGGGCGGACCCGTTCCACAGCCGCCCCGGCGAGATCAACCACAACGACGGCGGCCGGGGCGCGTACTTCGACGACCCCGACGGCCACCGACTGGAGATCATCACGCGGCCGTACGGCAGCGGCGGCTGA
- a CDS encoding ABC transporter substrate-binding protein gives MRAVGSRAVLALAVAGGLLAGCSSPGGGSGAGKQGDGSRSEVIGAAEGSAGPSAAPSALAKGMGADTDEDGVFPRTVKHFEGSTAIKAEPRNIAVLSTGQLDDLLSLGIVPTATTRADNAGLVPGYLADAFPRHKDRLAGMTDAGTRSAPNLETLAAAQPDLILANDSLGELYPKLSKIAPTVITAGNGINWKRDLLLVGEAVGKGQRAQRLLDGIAADARAEGRDVQGDPAVSMVRFTPDRTRMFGVSSFTGSLAVDMGLKRPESQRFTAISEDVGPESIDVADGDWIFYSVQGDPEKTDAGSVLAGPLWKSMKAVDAGHAVKVDDDPWYLNAGPTAARLVVRQLAEHLGR, from the coding sequence GTGCGCGCAGTGGGATCGAGGGCCGTCCTGGCCCTGGCCGTCGCCGGAGGGCTGCTGGCCGGTTGCTCGTCGCCGGGCGGCGGCAGCGGGGCCGGCAAGCAGGGGGACGGCTCGCGCAGCGAGGTCATCGGCGCCGCCGAGGGCTCCGCCGGACCCTCCGCCGCGCCGAGCGCCCTCGCGAAGGGCATGGGCGCCGACACCGACGAGGACGGGGTCTTCCCGCGCACCGTCAAGCACTTCGAGGGCAGTACGGCGATCAAGGCCGAGCCGCGGAACATCGCCGTGCTCAGCACCGGGCAGCTCGACGACCTGCTGTCGCTGGGCATCGTCCCGACGGCGACCACCCGCGCCGACAACGCCGGCCTCGTGCCCGGCTACCTGGCCGACGCCTTCCCGCGTCACAAGGACCGGCTGGCCGGCATGACCGACGCGGGCACCCGCTCCGCCCCCAATCTGGAGACCCTGGCCGCCGCCCAGCCGGACCTGATCCTCGCCAACGACTCGCTCGGCGAGCTCTACCCCAAGCTGTCGAAGATCGCGCCGACCGTGATCACCGCAGGCAACGGCATCAACTGGAAGCGCGACCTGCTGCTCGTCGGCGAGGCCGTCGGCAAGGGGCAGCGGGCGCAGCGCCTGCTCGACGGCATCGCCGCGGACGCTCGCGCCGAGGGGCGCGACGTGCAGGGCGACCCGGCCGTCTCCATGGTGCGGTTCACGCCCGACCGGACGCGCATGTTCGGCGTCTCCTCCTTCACCGGGTCCCTCGCCGTGGACATGGGCCTGAAGCGGCCGGAGTCCCAGCGGTTCACGGCGATCTCCGAGGACGTCGGGCCGGAGAGCATCGATGTCGCCGACGGCGACTGGATCTTCTACTCGGTGCAGGGCGACCCGGAGAAGACGGACGCCGGGAGTGTGCTGGCCGGGCCGCTGTGGAAGTCGATGAAGGCCGTCGACGCCGGGCACGCCGTGAAGGTCGACGACGACCCCTGGTACCTCAACGCCGGTCCCACCGCCGCCCGCCTCGTCGTACGGCAGCTCGCCGAGCACCTCGGCAGGTGA
- a CDS encoding FecCD family ABC transporter permease produces MTRRLAVRPPAALAVLGAVLVVAVAGLLSLAVGTRPVAPDRVLDALLHGGGSPDALVVRSLRVPRTAVGLAAGAALGIAGAALQAVTRNPLADPGILGLSQGAAAGVVVAVASGLAGGFGGYVWYAFTGAVVAACLVYGIAARGRGGASPVKLALAGTALSAMTAGATTVVLTADSATLDQFRFWQVGALSGRDADTVGAMLPFLGAGLLAVLACARGLDALALGDDAARALGHRVGLVRGVAAAGATLLTAAAVAAAGPIAFVGLAVPHLARRMVAGGHRVVLPLSGLLGAGLLVGADVAGRVVRAPAEVPAGVMTAVVGVPVLVALVRRRGAVT; encoded by the coding sequence GTGACCCGGCGTCTCGCCGTCCGGCCGCCGGCCGCGCTCGCCGTACTGGGTGCCGTGCTGGTGGTGGCCGTCGCCGGTCTCCTCTCGCTCGCCGTCGGCACCCGGCCCGTGGCGCCGGACCGCGTGCTCGACGCGCTGCTGCACGGCGGCGGCTCCCCGGACGCGCTCGTCGTACGGTCCCTGCGGGTGCCGCGGACCGCGGTGGGGCTGGCCGCGGGCGCCGCGCTCGGCATCGCCGGGGCCGCGTTGCAGGCGGTCACCCGCAATCCGCTCGCCGACCCGGGGATCCTCGGGCTGAGCCAGGGCGCCGCGGCCGGGGTCGTCGTCGCCGTCGCGTCCGGGCTCGCGGGCGGCTTCGGCGGCTACGTCTGGTACGCCTTCACCGGCGCGGTCGTGGCCGCGTGCCTGGTGTACGGCATCGCCGCGCGCGGGCGGGGCGGGGCCTCGCCGGTGAAGCTGGCGCTGGCCGGGACGGCCCTGTCGGCGATGACGGCGGGTGCCACGACGGTCGTCCTGACGGCCGATTCGGCGACGCTGGACCAGTTCCGGTTCTGGCAGGTCGGGGCGCTCAGCGGCCGGGACGCGGACACGGTCGGCGCGATGCTGCCGTTCCTCGGCGCGGGACTGCTGGCGGTGCTGGCGTGCGCCCGGGGACTGGACGCGCTGGCACTCGGAGACGACGCGGCACGGGCTCTGGGGCATCGGGTCGGGCTGGTGCGGGGCGTGGCAGCGGCGGGGGCGACATTGCTGACCGCCGCCGCGGTGGCCGCCGCCGGTCCGATCGCCTTCGTGGGACTGGCCGTGCCGCACCTCGCCCGGCGGATGGTGGCCGGAGGCCATCGCGTCGTACTGCCGCTGTCCGGACTCCTCGGGGCGGGGCTGCTGGTGGGGGCCGATGTGGCGGGGCGTGTGGTCCGGGCTCCCGCCGAGGTGCCGGCGGGGGTCATGACGGCGGTGGTGGGGGTTCCGGTGCTGGTCGCGCTGGTACGGCGCAGAGGAGCTGTGACGTGA
- a CDS encoding FecCD family ABC transporter permease, translating into MTDTARLSPAEPAHRQVSVLRPHPRVSLLLHRRSAAVALALVLLLGVVMLVSACVGQAYVSPGEVWHTLRTGSGPHELVVGELRVPRIVLGALVGGALGVAGALVQAVTRNPLASPDVIGVGHGAAAATVFALATGAVSSPGALPAVSVAGGLAAAALVYVLAWRHGMQPSRFVLTGVGIGVALGAVVQLYLTDSELEAAEQVKLWLTGSLNGRGWEQAGPLAVVCLLCLPGLVWASRAVRPLGLGPETAASLGVRVDRARLGLTVLGVVLAATATGAAGPIGFVALTAPQLARRLTRTPQLPLLSSALTGAVILVGADLAARTLLPPLEIPVGALTSLVGGPYLLWLLGRR; encoded by the coding sequence GTGACCGATACCGCACGACTGTCCCCGGCCGAGCCGGCTCACCGCCAGGTCTCCGTCCTACGGCCCCACCCTCGCGTCTCCCTCCTCCTCCACCGCCGCTCCGCCGCCGTCGCCCTGGCCCTCGTCCTGCTCCTCGGCGTCGTCATGCTCGTCTCCGCCTGTGTGGGGCAGGCGTACGTGTCGCCCGGCGAGGTGTGGCACACCCTGCGGACCGGGAGCGGCCCTCACGAGCTGGTCGTGGGCGAGTTGCGGGTGCCCCGGATCGTGCTGGGGGCGCTGGTCGGCGGGGCGCTGGGCGTGGCGGGGGCCCTGGTGCAGGCCGTGACGCGCAATCCGCTGGCCAGTCCGGATGTGATCGGGGTCGGGCACGGGGCGGCCGCGGCGACCGTGTTCGCGCTGGCGACGGGGGCGGTGAGTTCACCGGGCGCGCTGCCCGCCGTGTCGGTCGCGGGCGGGCTGGCCGCCGCCGCGCTGGTCTATGTGCTGGCCTGGCGGCACGGCATGCAGCCGAGCCGGTTCGTGCTGACCGGCGTCGGGATCGGCGTCGCACTGGGCGCCGTGGTGCAGCTGTATCTGACGGACAGCGAGCTGGAGGCCGCCGAGCAGGTCAAGCTGTGGCTGACCGGGAGCCTGAACGGGCGGGGCTGGGAGCAGGCCGGGCCGCTGGCCGTGGTGTGCCTGCTGTGTCTGCCGGGGCTGGTGTGGGCGAGCCGGGCGGTGCGCCCGCTGGGGCTCGGCCCCGAGACCGCGGCCTCGCTCGGTGTACGGGTGGACCGGGCCCGGCTGGGACTGACGGTCCTGGGCGTGGTGCTCGCGGCGACGGCGACCGGCGCGGCGGGCCCCATCGGCTTCGTCGCACTGACCGCTCCGCAGCTGGCGAGACGCCTCACGCGCACGCCTCAGCTGCCGCTGCTCTCCTCGGCTCTGACGGGTGCGGTGATCCTGGTCGGTGCCGATCTGGCGGCCCGGACGCTGCTGCCGCCGCTGGAGATCCCGGTGGGCGCGCTCACCTCGCTGGTGGGCGGGCCGTACCTGCTGTGGCTCCTGGGACGACGCTGA
- a CDS encoding NAD(P)-dependent alcohol dehydrogenase, with product MTTVAAYAAPAPKAPLERTTIERREVREFDVLIDIKFAGICHSDIHQAREGWGEAIFPMVPGHEIAGVVTEVGPGVTKFAVGDRVGVGCMVDSCRECENCKAGNEQYCVEGNTQTYNSIGRDGEPTYGGYSQKVVVDENFVVRIPDGLSLDVAAPLLCAGITLYSPLKRFGAGPGKKVAILGLGGLGHMGVKIAHALGAEVTVLSQSLRKQEDGLRFGADHYYATSDPKTFEELNGTFDLIVSTVAAPLDFNAYLGLLKPEGTLANVGAPEEPISLSLFSVIGGGKSLAGSFIGGLPQTQEMLDFCAEHGLGAEIELIGADQINEAYKRVEDSDVRYRFVIDTATI from the coding sequence ATGACCACTGTCGCCGCGTACGCCGCACCCGCCCCCAAGGCTCCGCTGGAGCGCACCACCATCGAGCGCCGCGAGGTCCGCGAGTTCGATGTCCTGATCGACATCAAGTTCGCCGGTATCTGCCACTCCGACATCCACCAGGCCCGTGAGGGCTGGGGCGAGGCCATCTTCCCGATGGTCCCCGGCCACGAGATCGCCGGTGTCGTCACCGAGGTCGGCCCGGGTGTGACGAAGTTCGCCGTCGGCGACCGCGTGGGCGTCGGCTGCATGGTCGACTCCTGCCGCGAGTGCGAGAACTGCAAGGCCGGGAACGAGCAGTACTGCGTCGAGGGCAACACCCAGACGTACAACTCCATCGGCAGGGACGGCGAGCCCACCTACGGCGGCTACTCGCAGAAGGTCGTCGTCGACGAGAACTTCGTCGTCCGCATCCCCGACGGCCTCTCCCTGGACGTCGCCGCGCCGCTGCTGTGCGCCGGCATCACCCTCTACTCCCCGCTCAAGCGCTTCGGCGCCGGCCCCGGCAAGAAGGTCGCGATCCTGGGCCTCGGCGGCCTCGGCCACATGGGCGTGAAGATCGCGCACGCCCTCGGTGCCGAGGTCACCGTGCTGTCGCAGTCCCTGCGCAAGCAGGAGGACGGCCTGCGCTTCGGCGCCGACCACTACTACGCCACCAGCGACCCGAAGACCTTCGAGGAGCTGAACGGCACGTTCGACCTGATCGTGTCCACGGTCGCGGCCCCGCTGGACTTCAACGCCTACCTGGGGCTGCTGAAGCCCGAGGGCACGCTGGCGAACGTCGGCGCCCCCGAGGAGCCGATCTCCCTCAGCCTCTTCTCGGTGATCGGCGGCGGCAAGTCGCTCGCCGGTTCCTTCATCGGCGGCCTGCCGCAGACCCAGGAGATGCTGGACTTCTGCGCCGAGCACGGCCTCGGTGCCGAGATCGAGCTGATCGGCGCCGACCAGATCAACGAGGCGTACAAGCGCGTGGAGGACAGCGACGTGCGGTACCGGTTCGTGATCGACACGGCGACGATCTGA
- a CDS encoding helix-turn-helix domain-containing protein, whose translation MDEQPESAQEPAAQSGGGLDRRAELSEFLRTRRARLKPEDVGLPDFGRRRVPGLRREELAQLAGVSVAYYTRLEQGNGRNVSAEVLDAIARALRLSDAEHAHLTHLAKPKQHKKKPVARTQQVRPTLRHLLDSIETVPAYIVGRRSDILAWNRMAAALFGDWAELPAPERNWARLVFLRPEYHDLFVEWDRKAQDMVGYLRMDAGRHPDDPRLSALVGELSVKSEEFRRLWAAHDVKEKSFGVKRLRHPLVGDLTLSFETFRLVDEAEQSLITYHAEPDTPSAQALRLLASWGADATRAGAGSTAPPA comes from the coding sequence ATGGACGAACAGCCCGAATCCGCACAGGAGCCCGCAGCGCAGTCCGGCGGGGGCCTGGACCGGCGTGCCGAGCTCAGTGAGTTCCTGCGCACCCGGCGGGCCCGGCTGAAGCCGGAGGACGTGGGGCTGCCCGACTTCGGACGGCGGCGCGTGCCCGGGCTGCGCCGCGAGGAGCTGGCGCAGCTGGCCGGGGTCTCCGTGGCGTACTACACACGGCTGGAGCAGGGCAACGGGCGCAACGTCTCGGCGGAGGTGCTGGACGCGATCGCACGGGCCCTGCGGCTGAGCGACGCCGAGCACGCCCATCTGACGCACCTGGCGAAGCCGAAGCAGCACAAGAAGAAGCCGGTGGCGCGCACCCAGCAGGTGCGGCCGACGCTGCGGCATCTGCTGGACTCGATCGAGACCGTCCCGGCGTACATCGTGGGGCGCCGCTCGGACATCCTGGCGTGGAACCGGATGGCCGCGGCCCTCTTCGGCGACTGGGCGGAGCTGCCGGCGCCGGAGCGGAACTGGGCGCGGCTGGTGTTCCTGCGGCCCGAGTACCACGACCTGTTCGTCGAGTGGGACCGGAAGGCGCAGGACATGGTCGGCTATCTGCGCATGGACGCGGGCCGCCACCCGGACGACCCGCGGCTGTCCGCCCTGGTGGGCGAGCTCTCCGTGAAGAGCGAGGAGTTCCGCCGGCTGTGGGCGGCGCACGACGTCAAGGAGAAGAGCTTCGGCGTCAAGCGGCTGCGGCACCCGCTGGTCGGCGATCTGACCCTGTCCTTCGAGACGTTCCGCCTGGTCGACGAGGCCGAGCAGTCCCTGATCACGTACCACGCGGAACCGGACACCCCCTCGGCCCAGGCCCTGCGCCTGCTGGCGAGCTGGGGCGCGGACGCGACCCGGGCGGGGGCCGGGAGCACGGCCCCACCGGCCTGA
- a CDS encoding S8 family peptidase, producing MKKACVATVATAAAVALAAGMTSPASANGEQTAAASKPTSLTAKQRVTLITGDRVVLDAKGRVVGLERAKGREDIPVQIRRLDGHTLVIPADAARLVATGKLDQRLFDVTELNKSATRKAQKKGLKVIVGYRGSAAAAKADVRDAGTLSHSLKSVNADAVQAPKEDTPDLWDAVTNGDKTASGIAHVWLDGVRKASLDKSVAQIGTPKAWSAGFDGKGVKIAVLDTGVDATHADLKGQVIGAKNFTTSPDTTDKVGHGTHVASIAAGTGAKSGGKYKGVAPGAKILNGKVLDDGGFGSDSEVLAGIEWAAAEGADVVNMSLGGGDTPAIDPLEAAVNKLSEEKGILFAIAAGNEGELGDQTIGSPGSAAAALTVGAVDDKDVLADFSSRGPGMDGALKPDVTAPGVDITAASAPGNQIAQEVGENPAGYMSISGTSMATPHVAGAAAILKQQHPTWKYSELKGALTGSTKGGKYTPFEQGSGRIQVDKAITQSVIGEPGSVSFGLQQWPHTDDKPVTKELTYRNLGTKDVTLKLTSTATNPKGQAAPAGFFTLGATSVTVPAGGKASVPFTVNTKLGGTVDGAYSSYVTATGGGQSVRTAAAVQREVESYDVTLKFLDRDGKPASNYNADLAGLSGLGTGKFFTPYDADGTVTARVPKGGYVLNTSLYAGDDPEKFEGADWLAQPKLNVAKGTTITLDARKAKPVDITVPDAAAKSEFASADYTVEAGDSSFGFGWWLDSYAGFRTAHVGPQVTDGSVTQQWDAHWSKGAKEQYDVTGGGPVKQLATGYTKHYKASELATVKAGLGAAASGKKGSINAVGWLPWSSGASSIGFEQTLPGTRTLHLSTLGGVKWDLEFAQSGGVDADGFPIYEAGYSLEGQKFTGGKSYSKTFNTAVFGPRISAGFGLFRDGNQIHGSLPLFADSKGNPGSSLFTSVDTTLYRNGTKVGSNDDPLFGGEAFKVPAGDAEYKLTTSVKRSVKVAAASTRIDASWTFRSKKTTDLKQLPASTARFGATTGLDSKVPAGKTVKVPVTVEGAAKGSNLKSLSVYVSYDYGKTWKKLTVKDGKVSVKNPEKGKAISFHAKIADKKGNKSTVSIYNAYYGK from the coding sequence ATGAAAAAGGCGTGCGTGGCCACGGTCGCCACCGCGGCGGCCGTGGCCCTGGCGGCGGGTATGACCAGCCCGGCGTCGGCGAACGGCGAGCAGACGGCCGCAGCCTCCAAGCCCACCTCGCTAACCGCCAAGCAGCGCGTCACGCTGATCACCGGTGACCGGGTCGTCCTGGACGCCAAGGGGCGCGTGGTCGGTCTGGAGCGGGCCAAGGGCCGCGAGGACATTCCTGTCCAGATCCGCAGGCTCGACGGCCACACCCTCGTGATCCCCGCCGACGCGGCCCGCCTGGTCGCCACCGGCAAGCTCGACCAGCGGCTCTTCGATGTCACCGAGCTCAACAAGTCCGCGACCCGCAAGGCCCAGAAGAAGGGCCTGAAGGTCATCGTCGGCTACCGGGGCAGCGCCGCGGCGGCCAAGGCCGACGTCCGCGACGCGGGCACCCTGAGCCACTCGCTGAAGTCCGTGAACGCGGACGCGGTGCAGGCGCCCAAGGAGGACACGCCCGACCTGTGGGACGCGGTCACCAACGGCGACAAGACCGCCTCCGGCATCGCGCACGTCTGGCTCGACGGCGTCCGCAAGGCCAGCCTCGACAAGTCCGTCGCGCAGATCGGCACCCCCAAGGCGTGGTCGGCCGGCTTCGACGGCAAGGGCGTGAAGATCGCCGTCCTGGACACCGGTGTCGACGCCACCCACGCCGATCTCAAGGGCCAGGTGATCGGCGCCAAGAACTTCACCACCTCGCCCGACACCACCGACAAGGTCGGCCACGGCACGCACGTCGCCTCGATCGCGGCGGGCACCGGCGCGAAGTCGGGCGGCAAGTACAAGGGCGTCGCGCCCGGCGCGAAGATCCTCAACGGCAAGGTGCTCGACGACGGCGGATTCGGCAGCGACTCCGAGGTCCTCGCCGGCATCGAGTGGGCGGCCGCCGAGGGCGCCGACGTCGTCAACATGAGCCTGGGCGGCGGCGACACGCCCGCGATCGACCCGCTGGAAGCGGCGGTGAACAAGCTGTCCGAGGAGAAGGGCATCCTGTTCGCCATAGCCGCCGGCAACGAGGGCGAGCTCGGCGACCAGACCATCGGCTCCCCGGGCAGCGCCGCCGCGGCCCTGACCGTCGGCGCCGTCGACGACAAGGACGTGCTGGCCGACTTCTCCAGCCGCGGCCCCGGCATGGACGGCGCCCTCAAGCCCGACGTGACCGCGCCCGGCGTGGACATCACCGCGGCCTCCGCCCCGGGCAACCAGATAGCCCAGGAGGTCGGCGAGAACCCGGCCGGCTACATGTCCATCTCCGGTACGTCGATGGCGACCCCGCATGTCGCGGGCGCGGCGGCGATCCTGAAGCAGCAGCACCCGACGTGGAAGTACTCCGAGCTGAAGGGCGCCCTCACCGGCTCCACCAAGGGCGGCAAGTACACCCCGTTCGAGCAGGGTTCGGGCCGTATCCAGGTCGACAAGGCCATCACGCAGTCCGTGATAGGCGAGCCGGGCTCGGTGAGCTTCGGCCTCCAGCAGTGGCCGCACACCGACGACAAGCCGGTCACCAAGGAGCTGACGTACCGCAACCTCGGTACGAAGGACGTCACGCTGAAGCTGACGTCGACCGCCACCAACCCCAAGGGCCAGGCCGCCCCGGCCGGCTTCTTCACGCTCGGCGCCACCTCGGTGACCGTCCCGGCCGGCGGCAAGGCCTCCGTCCCCTTCACGGTGAACACCAAGCTGGGCGGCACCGTCGACGGCGCGTACTCGTCGTACGTGACGGCGACCGGCGGCGGCCAGAGTGTCCGCACGGCCGCGGCCGTGCAGCGCGAGGTCGAGTCCTACGACGTCACGCTGAAGTTCCTCGACCGTGACGGCAAGCCCGCCTCGAACTACAACGCCGACCTGGCCGGTCTCTCCGGCCTGGGCACCGGCAAGTTCTTCACGCCGTACGACGCGGACGGCACCGTCACCGCCCGGGTGCCCAAGGGCGGTTACGTCCTCAACACGAGCCTCTACGCGGGCGACGACCCGGAGAAGTTCGAGGGCGCCGACTGGCTGGCCCAGCCCAAGCTGAACGTCGCCAAGGGCACCACGATCACGCTGGACGCCCGCAAGGCCAAGCCGGTGGACATCACCGTCCCGGACGCCGCCGCCAAGTCGGAGTTCGCCTCGGCCGACTACACGGTGGAGGCGGGGGACTCCAGCTTCGGCTTCGGCTGGTGGCTGGACTCGTACGCCGGCTTCCGCACCGCGCACGTCGGCCCGCAGGTCACCGACGGTTCGGTGACCCAGCAGTGGGACGCCCACTGGAGCAAGGGCGCCAAGGAGCAGTACGACGTCACCGGCGGCGGTCCGGTCAAGCAGCTCGCCACCGGCTACACCAAGCACTACAAGGCGAGCGAGCTCGCCACGGTGAAGGCGGGCCTCGGTGCCGCGGCGAGCGGCAAGAAGGGCTCGATCAACGCGGTGGGCTGGCTGCCGTGGAGCAGCGGCGCCTCCTCGATCGGCTTCGAGCAGACCCTGCCGGGCACGCGGACGCTGCACCTGTCCACCCTGGGCGGTGTGAAGTGGGACCTCGAGTTCGCCCAGAGCGGCGGCGTCGACGCCGACGGCTTCCCGATCTACGAGGCCGGCTACTCGCTGGAGGGCCAGAAGTTCACCGGCGGCAAGAGCTACTCGAAGACGTTCAACACCGCTGTCTTCGGGCCGCGCATCAGCGCCGGCTTCGGCCTGTTCCGTGACGGCAACCAGATCCACGGCTCCCTGCCGCTGTTCGCCGACAGCAAGGGCAACCCGGGCTCCTCGCTGTTCACCTCGGTGGACACGACCCTGTACCGCAACGGCACCAAGGTCGGCAGCAACGACGACCCGCTGTTCGGCGGTGAGGCGTTCAAGGTCCCGGCCGGCGACGCCGAGTACAAGCTGACGACGTCGGTCAAGCGCAGCGTCAAGGTCGCGGCGGCCTCCACCCGCATCGACGCCAGCTGGACGTTCCGCTCGAAGAAGACCACTGACCTCAAGCAGCTGCCCGCCTCCACGGCCCGCTTCGGCGCGACCACCGGTCTGGACAGCAAGGTCCCGGCCGGCAAGACCGTCAAGGTCCCGGTCACCGTCGAGGGCGCGGCCAAGGGCAGCAACCTGAAGTCGCTGTCGGTGTACGTGTCGTACGACTACGGCAAGACCTGGAAGAAGCTCACGGTCAAGGACGGCAAGGTCAGCGTCAAGAACCCGGAGAAGGGGAAGGCCATCTCCTTCCACGCCAAGATCGCCGACAAGAAGGGCAACAAGTCGACGGTCTCGATCTACAACGCGTACTACGGCAAGTGA
- a CDS encoding ABC transporter ATP-binding protein: MYELKAVTKHYTRAKDTVQALDGIDLTIPDGDRLVIQGPTGGGKSTLLQMLGALDRPTSGEIILDGTDLAALPEARLTRVRSESIGFVFQSFNLIPTLTAQENVETALVPLGMKPKQRRERAAEALESVGLGERLAHLPGEMSGGQQQRVAIARALVKQPKVLLADEPTGNLDESTRDEIMDVLIRMWKELGLTFVMVTHDSALAKQAPRVATIRKGRITVQENARA, encoded by the coding sequence ATGTACGAACTAAAAGCAGTCACCAAGCACTACACCCGAGCCAAAGACACCGTCCAAGCCCTCGACGGCATAGACCTCACCATCCCCGACGGCGACCGACTGGTCATCCAGGGCCCCACCGGCGGCGGAAAGTCCACCCTGCTCCAAATGCTCGGCGCCCTGGACCGCCCCACCTCCGGCGAGATCATCCTGGACGGCACGGACCTCGCCGCGCTCCCGGAGGCGAGACTCACCCGGGTGAGAAGCGAAAGCATCGGCTTCGTCTTCCAGTCCTTCAACCTGATCCCGACGCTCACCGCACAGGAGAACGTGGAGACGGCCCTCGTCCCCCTCGGCATGAAGCCGAAGCAGCGCCGCGAACGGGCCGCGGAGGCCCTGGAATCGGTCGGCCTCGGCGAACGCCTCGCGCATCTGCCCGGCGAGATGTCCGGCGGTCAGCAGCAGCGCGTCGCCATCGCCCGGGCCCTCGTGAAGCAGCCGAAGGTGCTGCTCGCCGACGAACCCACCGGAAACCTGGACGAGTCGACGCGCGATGAGATCATGGACGTGCTGATCCGCATGTGGAAGGAGCTCGGGCTCACCTTCGTGATGGTCACCCACGACTCGGCCCTCGCGAAGCAGGCCCCGCGCGTGGCGACCATCCGCAAGGGGCGGATCACCGTCCAGGAGAACGCGCGGGCGTAA